The proteins below come from a single Corynebacterium glyciniphilum AJ 3170 genomic window:
- a CDS encoding proline--tRNA ligase: MITRMSSLFLRTLRDDPADAEVPSHKLLVRAGYIRRAAPGVYSWLPLGLRVLRNVEKVVREEMGAIGAQEISLPALLPREPYETTGRWTEYGDALFRLKDRKGQDYLLGPTHEELFTSLVKGEYSSYKDFPVTLFQIQTKYRDEERPRAGILRGREFIMKDSYSFTMDDEGLEEAYQAHRRAYQAVFDRLGVEYAICAATSGAMGGSASEEFLAVSPNGEDTFVRASDGDYAANVEAVVTPHPETRPVEGLPEATVYETPDATTMDTLVEWARAEGITVDGRDVKLADTLKCLVVKVTEPGAEPELTGILLPGDRDADMKRLEASLEPATVELAEDKDFEVNPFLIKGYVGPKGLADNGVRVLADPRIVTGTSWITGADKKNHHVVNMVAGRDFTPDGYIEAANVREGDAAPEGMGTLTLERGIEIGHIFQLGRKYTEAFDMQILDVNGKRSVPTMGSYGLGVSRLIAVLAEQMHDEKGLRWPSEVAPYDVHVVIANKDAAAGEAAENLVDRLADAGLEVLFDDRPKVSPGVKFKDAELLGVPLVFVVGRGFADGTVELRNRLTGDVDNIAYNTAVDLFLERRGR; encoded by the coding sequence ATGATCACCCGGATGTCGTCTCTTTTCCTGCGCACGCTGCGCGATGATCCCGCCGACGCGGAGGTCCCCAGCCACAAGCTTCTGGTTCGTGCGGGGTATATCCGGCGGGCGGCTCCGGGCGTGTACTCGTGGCTGCCGCTGGGGCTGCGGGTGCTGCGCAACGTAGAGAAGGTCGTGCGGGAGGAAATGGGTGCCATCGGCGCCCAGGAGATCAGCCTACCGGCCCTGCTGCCGCGGGAGCCCTATGAGACGACGGGGCGCTGGACGGAGTACGGCGACGCGCTGTTCCGTCTCAAGGACCGCAAGGGACAGGACTATCTCCTCGGCCCGACCCACGAGGAGTTGTTCACCTCGCTGGTGAAGGGGGAGTACAGCTCCTACAAGGATTTCCCTGTCACCCTCTTCCAGATCCAGACGAAGTACCGGGACGAGGAACGTCCCCGTGCGGGCATCCTGCGGGGCCGTGAGTTCATCATGAAGGACTCCTACTCCTTCACGATGGACGACGAGGGACTCGAGGAGGCTTACCAGGCACATCGCCGTGCCTACCAGGCCGTCTTTGACCGGCTCGGCGTAGAGTACGCGATCTGTGCGGCTACCTCCGGCGCGATGGGCGGGTCGGCGTCCGAGGAGTTCCTCGCGGTTTCCCCGAACGGTGAAGACACGTTCGTGCGTGCCTCCGACGGCGACTATGCCGCCAATGTCGAGGCCGTCGTCACCCCGCACCCCGAGACGCGGCCGGTGGAGGGTTTGCCGGAGGCGACGGTCTACGAGACTCCGGATGCGACGACAATGGACACGCTGGTTGAGTGGGCGCGGGCTGAGGGCATTACCGTGGACGGTCGCGACGTTAAGCTCGCGGACACGCTCAAGTGCCTGGTCGTCAAGGTGACCGAGCCCGGCGCGGAGCCGGAGCTGACCGGTATTCTGCTGCCGGGCGATCGCGACGCCGACATGAAGCGGTTGGAGGCGTCCCTGGAGCCGGCGACAGTGGAACTCGCCGAGGACAAGGATTTCGAGGTCAACCCGTTCCTCATCAAGGGATACGTGGGCCCCAAGGGGCTGGCAGACAATGGCGTGCGGGTGCTCGCGGATCCGCGCATCGTGACCGGCACGTCGTGGATCACGGGTGCGGACAAGAAGAACCACCATGTGGTCAACATGGTGGCGGGCCGGGACTTCACGCCCGACGGATACATCGAGGCGGCGAATGTCCGCGAAGGTGATGCCGCACCCGAGGGAATGGGCACGTTGACGTTGGAGCGTGGTATCGAGATCGGGCATATCTTCCAACTCGGCCGCAAGTACACCGAGGCCTTCGACATGCAGATCCTCGACGTCAACGGCAAGCGTTCGGTCCCCACCATGGGATCCTACGGGCTGGGTGTCTCGCGCCTCATTGCCGTGTTGGCCGAGCAGATGCACGACGAGAAGGGACTGCGGTGGCCCAGTGAGGTCGCCCCCTATGATGTCCACGTGGTCATCGCGAACAAGGATGCCGCCGCCGGCGAGGCCGCGGAGAACCTGGTCGACCGGTTGGCTGACGCGGGGCTGGAGGTTCTTTTCGATGACCGTCCGAAGGTGAGCCCCGGCGTGAAGTTCAAGGACGCTGAATTGCTGGGGGTCCCTCTGGTATTCGTGGTCGGGCGCGGGTTCGCCGACGGCACGGTGGAACTGCGGAACCGCCTGACGGGTGACGTCGACAACATCGCCTACAACACCGCTGTGGATCTCTTCCTGGAGCGTCGCGGGCGGTAG
- the cobA gene encoding uroporphyrinogen-III C-methyltransferase: MSLVLTGVPVLVVDGPDAAVAAELLRDQGAVPTIGTATGDTRVALVRVPAGTPPAAAVEALAWATAHGVPVDDRRGAAVSALDAEALPAHSVHSAAESTAGSVTLVGGGPGDAELVTVAGTRAVRAADVVLTDHLGAVALAEEAAERGAEVIDVAKIPYSTQVPQERINALMIDRAKAGKHVVRLKGGDAYIFGRGHEEVQACAAAGIPVRVIPGVTSVTSAPAAAGISLTHRGLNHDVTVVSGHVPPGHAKSLVNWSAVAGLTGTLVLIMAMRHAGAIAAELIDRGRDGETPAVVVEQASTPQQRVTEATLVTLGETIEREGLGSPAIIIVGEAAARRIDVTGQLN, from the coding sequence ATGAGTCTTGTGTTGACCGGCGTGCCGGTGCTCGTGGTGGACGGACCGGACGCCGCCGTCGCAGCGGAGCTGCTTCGTGACCAGGGGGCCGTCCCCACCATCGGTACGGCCACAGGGGACACGCGTGTCGCTCTGGTGCGGGTGCCTGCGGGCACACCGCCCGCTGCTGCTGTCGAGGCTCTGGCCTGGGCGACGGCGCACGGCGTACCGGTCGATGACCGCCGTGGGGCAGCCGTGTCTGCGTTGGATGCGGAAGCACTCCCTGCACACAGCGTGCACAGTGCCGCGGAGAGCACTGCCGGCAGTGTCACTCTCGTCGGTGGAGGTCCGGGGGACGCTGAGTTGGTCACCGTTGCCGGGACCCGGGCGGTGCGGGCGGCCGACGTCGTCCTCACCGACCATCTCGGAGCTGTCGCACTCGCCGAGGAAGCCGCAGAGCGGGGTGCTGAGGTCATCGACGTCGCGAAGATCCCGTATTCCACCCAGGTTCCGCAGGAGCGCATCAACGCGCTCATGATCGACCGGGCGAAGGCCGGCAAGCACGTCGTGCGCCTCAAGGGCGGGGACGCGTACATCTTCGGTCGGGGCCACGAGGAGGTCCAGGCGTGTGCCGCGGCGGGGATCCCCGTACGCGTGATCCCCGGGGTGACCTCGGTGACGTCCGCACCGGCGGCGGCAGGGATCTCCCTGACACACCGCGGGCTGAACCACGACGTCACCGTGGTCTCCGGTCACGTCCCTCCGGGACATGCGAAATCACTGGTGAACTGGTCGGCTGTCGCCGGGCTCACCGGCACGCTGGTTCTGATCATGGCGATGCGCCATGCCGGGGCGATTGCCGCGGAACTCATCGACCGTGGACGGGACGGAGAAACCCCGGCGGTTGTCGTCGAGCAGGCGTCCACCCCGCAGCAGCGCGTCACGGAAGCAACGTTGGTTACCCTGGGTGAGACGATCGAGCGCGAGGGACTGGGCTCGCCGGCGATCATCATCGTCGGTGAGGCTGCGGCACGGCGGATCGACGTTACGGGACAGCTCAACTGA
- a CDS encoding ATP-binding protein — translation MTNPFRPTFGASPQYWAGRRIILDDYAEALASGPGAAARTLVITGSRGIGKTVLLNELEDIAATQGWLVLRASARGDIVAELTDSVIPAKIQELSPPTTRRVTGVGITGLGTVTTSVTGPDERDLPRPTLDSRLRDLLAMVSGTGVLITVDEIQDADRDALSRLAVTYQNLIRDDLEISLAMAGLTHGVETLLNLPGTTFMRRAHRYDLGPLTSEDAADVLATSSRDSGLAFDTTGLASAVHLAAGYPYLVQLVGSLAWNVARRADADSISVQQVDSIREEAVATMGAQVHHPSLKGVPTVQREYLEAMAALAAHGRGGTDDPVATAAIAERLGKTQRAASDPRAKLIDRDLISPAGWGKVQFTLPYLGDWLRGSGTVRRIS, via the coding sequence ATGACCAACCCCTTCCGTCCGACCTTCGGAGCGTCGCCGCAGTACTGGGCCGGCAGACGGATCATCCTCGACGACTACGCCGAGGCCCTGGCTTCCGGCCCCGGCGCCGCCGCACGCACACTGGTGATCACCGGATCCCGCGGGATCGGCAAGACTGTCCTGCTCAACGAGCTCGAGGATATCGCCGCCACCCAGGGTTGGCTGGTCCTGCGTGCCTCAGCCCGCGGGGACATCGTGGCCGAACTCACCGACTCGGTGATACCGGCGAAAATCCAGGAGCTCAGTCCACCGACGACGCGCCGGGTAACCGGTGTGGGGATCACCGGGCTCGGCACGGTGACCACCTCCGTCACCGGCCCCGACGAGCGTGATCTTCCGCGCCCCACGCTAGATTCACGTCTCCGCGACCTACTCGCGATGGTCTCCGGCACGGGAGTCCTGATCACCGTCGACGAGATCCAGGACGCCGACCGTGACGCACTGAGCAGGCTCGCCGTGACCTACCAGAACCTCATCCGCGACGATCTGGAAATCTCCCTGGCCATGGCCGGTCTCACCCACGGGGTGGAAACACTGCTCAACCTGCCGGGGACGACCTTCATGCGCCGGGCGCACCGCTACGATCTGGGACCGCTCACCAGTGAGGACGCCGCAGACGTACTCGCAACCTCATCGCGGGACTCCGGCCTGGCATTCGATACCACCGGGCTCGCCTCTGCCGTCCACCTCGCCGCCGGCTACCCCTACCTTGTGCAGCTCGTCGGCTCCCTGGCGTGGAACGTCGCTCGCCGCGCCGACGCAGACTCGATCTCCGTACAGCAGGTTGACTCGATCAGGGAGGAGGCGGTGGCGACAATGGGTGCTCAGGTGCACCACCCGTCACTGAAGGGGGTACCCACCGTTCAGCGGGAGTACCTCGAGGCAATGGCTGCACTGGCGGCGCACGGACGCGGCGGCACAGACGACCCGGTCGCCACCGCCGCGATCGCCGAACGCCTGGGCAAGACCCAACGTGCTGCCAGCGACCCGCGGGCAAAGCTGATCGACCGGGACCTGATCTCTCCCGCCGGGTGGGGCAAGGTCCAGTTCACACTGCCCTACCTGGGCGATTGGCTCCGGGGAAGCGGGACGGTGCGACGGATCAGTTGA
- the rbfA gene encoding 30S ribosome-binding factor RbfA, which translates to MADHARAARMAKRIMTIVASAIERDVKDPRLEFVTVTDCRVTGDLHDATVFYTVRGRTVEEEPDTDAAAEALHRARGQLRKIVGDQLSVRFTPTLRFDLDTVPEASAHLEELLAKARDIDSRVRAQAEGATPAGEADPYRAPADETEE; encoded by the coding sequence ATGGCAGACCACGCCCGCGCCGCCCGTATGGCCAAGCGCATCATGACCATTGTCGCATCGGCGATCGAGCGCGACGTGAAGGATCCCCGGCTGGAGTTCGTCACCGTGACGGACTGCCGGGTCACTGGGGACCTGCACGACGCCACGGTGTTCTACACTGTGCGCGGACGGACGGTGGAGGAGGAGCCCGACACCGATGCTGCGGCGGAGGCACTCCACCGTGCGCGCGGACAGCTCCGGAAGATCGTCGGTGACCAGCTTTCCGTGCGGTTCACGCCGACATTGCGATTCGATCTGGACACCGTTCCTGAAGCGTCTGCCCACCTGGAGGAGCTGCTCGCGAAAGCCCGCGACATCGATTCCCGGGTGCGTGCGCAGGCCGAAGGCGCCACCCCGGCGGGAGAGGCGGACCCGTACCGCGCGCCCGCGGACGAGACAGAGGAGTGA
- the nusA gene encoding transcription termination factor NusA, whose amino-acid sequence MKIDLSALTALENIEHVRRSALLGAISAALLDSYRELTKVDGPARVEIDRTDGTVTVLRLEKDEDGNTTGEFDDTPEDFGRAAAKAVRDAIRGQINIARADTTYTKYADLEGTVVSGVVNRDARANDRGITVVHLGTEADGQDGLILAAEHMPGEKLEHGDRVKCYVTAVNRGQRGVQILLSRTHPELVRGLFALEVPEVADGSVDITAIAREAGHRSKIAVTSTVNGLNAKGACIGPRGQRVTAIMEALGGEKIDIVDHSANPAVYVGNALAPAKVVRVDVTDHDMQVARAVVPDHQLSLAIGKEGQNARLAARLTGWKIDIRPESAPDDSTDSVDDADDTAGTDDALPQI is encoded by the coding sequence GTGAAAATTGACCTGAGTGCCCTGACCGCCCTGGAGAACATCGAGCACGTGCGCAGGAGTGCACTGCTGGGCGCGATCTCCGCGGCACTGCTGGACTCCTACCGCGAGCTGACCAAGGTGGACGGGCCTGCCCGCGTGGAGATCGACCGTACCGACGGGACGGTCACCGTCCTGCGCCTGGAGAAGGACGAGGACGGCAATACCACCGGTGAGTTCGACGACACTCCGGAGGATTTCGGTCGTGCCGCCGCGAAGGCGGTCCGGGACGCGATCCGTGGGCAGATCAATATCGCCCGGGCGGACACGACGTACACCAAGTACGCGGACCTGGAGGGCACCGTGGTCTCGGGTGTGGTGAACCGGGACGCGCGAGCCAACGACCGCGGTATCACCGTGGTCCACCTCGGCACCGAAGCCGACGGGCAGGACGGTCTGATCCTCGCCGCCGAGCACATGCCCGGTGAGAAGCTGGAGCACGGTGACCGGGTGAAGTGCTATGTCACCGCTGTGAACCGTGGCCAGCGTGGCGTACAGATCCTGCTGTCACGGACCCACCCGGAACTGGTGCGGGGACTGTTCGCGCTCGAGGTTCCTGAGGTTGCCGATGGCTCGGTGGACATCACCGCGATCGCACGGGAGGCTGGCCACCGGTCGAAGATCGCGGTGACTTCCACGGTCAACGGCCTCAACGCCAAGGGTGCCTGCATCGGCCCACGCGGCCAGCGGGTGACCGCCATCATGGAGGCACTCGGAGGCGAGAAGATCGACATCGTCGATCACTCCGCCAACCCGGCGGTGTACGTGGGCAATGCGCTGGCACCGGCGAAGGTTGTCCGCGTCGACGTCACCGATCATGACATGCAGGTCGCCCGGGCCGTCGTGCCGGACCACCAGCTGTCCCTGGCGATCGGCAAAGAGGGGCAGAACGCACGCCTGGCTGCACGGCTGACCGGATGGAAGATCGACATTCGCCCGGAATCTGCCCCTGACGACAGCACTGACAGCGTCGATGACGCTGACGACACCGCCGGGACCGACGACGCCCTGCCGCAGATCTGA
- a CDS encoding YlxR family protein, with the protein MSDRVPGFSPDAGPQRTCIATRKVHPATALLRCVAERTGEGGGSGSVRVVPDPGRRLPGRGAWITATVSAYETAVQRRAFARALKVPVEADTTPVMEYLRILGENRGSGASMSRQVPHLTTSPVAEKEKETDY; encoded by the coding sequence ATGTCTGATCGTGTTCCCGGTTTCTCGCCGGATGCGGGTCCGCAACGGACCTGCATCGCCACCCGCAAGGTTCACCCGGCGACGGCGCTGTTGCGCTGTGTTGCCGAGCGGACCGGCGAGGGTGGAGGATCGGGGTCGGTACGTGTCGTCCCAGATCCTGGACGGCGCCTGCCCGGTCGCGGCGCGTGGATTACCGCGACTGTCAGTGCGTACGAGACCGCCGTACAGCGACGTGCTTTTGCGCGGGCGTTGAAAGTGCCTGTTGAGGCGGACACGACTCCAGTCATGGAGTATCTCCGGATCCTCGGTGAGAACCGGGGGAGCGGAGCGTCGATGTCTCGGCAGGTACCGCATCTGACCACCAGCCCGGTGGCCGAGAAGGAAAAGGAAACCGATTACTGA
- the rimP gene encoding ribosome maturation factor RimP: MAFPSEQDLAEVVGPLAATLGLDLESITVTRAGAKSAVRVAVDADDRPDLDQLEELSKAVSGELDARESSGTLNFGPGYTFEVTTPGLETPLTELRHFRRNAGRLVSIDGTQARIAAVDGDTGEIWLIRPGEKKKEAPQVEARGLASAAGALVEVEFSEPPVDQRDLVGLDPEKYRALRAQKDDK, encoded by the coding sequence ATGGCTTTCCCTTCTGAACAGGACCTTGCCGAGGTCGTCGGCCCACTGGCCGCAACGCTCGGTCTCGACCTCGAATCGATCACCGTGACCAGGGCGGGGGCGAAATCCGCGGTCCGCGTCGCCGTCGACGCCGACGACCGGCCGGACCTCGACCAGCTCGAGGAACTCAGCAAGGCGGTGTCCGGGGAACTCGACGCCCGTGAGTCCTCGGGGACGTTGAACTTCGGACCGGGCTACACCTTCGAGGTGACCACACCGGGGCTGGAGACTCCGTTGACCGAACTGCGGCATTTCCGCCGGAATGCGGGCCGTCTGGTGAGTATCGACGGGACGCAGGCGCGTATCGCTGCGGTGGATGGGGACACCGGCGAGATCTGGCTGATTCGTCCCGGAGAGAAGAAGAAGGAAGCTCCGCAGGTCGAGGCCCGCGGATTGGCTTCGGCAGCGGGAGCTTTGGTAGAAGTTGAGTTTTCCGAACCCCCGGTCGATCAACGTGACCTGGTGGGCCTTGATCCCGAGAAGTACCGTGCGCTACGAGCGCAGAAGGACGACAAGTGA
- the yaaA gene encoding peroxide stress protein YaaA, whose translation MFILLPPSETKASGGDGPALDIEALSFPSLNKVRRRNIEDLRVLHPDDALQILGISEKLRSEAEANTRLREAPTVPAIMRYTGVLYDALDVSTLAPSARTRLGVGSALFGLLAADDPVPHYRLSAGTKLPYSGAAVDALPTMKARWGSAVTEALQQVPGTVVDLRSGGYQQLGRLPGAVTVRVESVREDGSRKVVSHFNKHYKGLLARELASADTDLTTPGDVAGVADIARRAGLTVEVNEGLSAKDSLTLVV comes from the coding sequence ATGTTTATCCTGCTCCCCCCGTCCGAAACCAAGGCATCCGGTGGCGACGGCCCCGCGCTGGACATCGAGGCACTTTCCTTCCCCTCGCTCAACAAGGTCCGGCGGCGGAACATCGAGGATCTCCGCGTCCTCCACCCCGACGATGCGCTGCAGATTCTCGGGATCTCGGAGAAGCTCCGCAGTGAGGCCGAAGCGAACACCCGATTGCGCGAAGCACCGACTGTCCCGGCGATCATGCGCTACACGGGGGTCCTCTACGATGCCCTCGACGTCTCCACCCTCGCCCCCTCCGCACGCACGCGACTGGGGGTGGGTTCGGCGTTGTTCGGCCTACTGGCGGCGGACGACCCGGTGCCGCACTACCGGTTGTCCGCCGGGACGAAACTGCCGTACTCCGGTGCGGCAGTCGACGCACTGCCGACGATGAAGGCCCGCTGGGGTTCGGCCGTCACCGAGGCACTGCAACAGGTTCCCGGCACGGTCGTCGACCTACGGTCCGGCGGCTACCAGCAGTTGGGGCGGCTGCCCGGGGCGGTGACCGTGCGGGTCGAGTCTGTGCGCGAGGACGGCTCCCGCAAGGTTGTCAGTCACTTCAACAAGCACTACAAGGGTCTGCTGGCCCGGGAGCTGGCCTCCGCCGATACGGACTTGACGACCCCCGGTGACGTGGCCGGGGTGGCTGACATCGCACGACGTGCCGGGTTGACCGTGGAGGTCAACGAGGGGCTCTCTGCGAAAGACTCGTTGACGCTGGTGGTGTAG
- the infB gene encoding translation initiation factor IF-2, translating into MPGKLRVHELAKQLGTTSKELLATLKEQGEFVKSASSTVEPPVVKKMKNHYGASAESTKDDAALPNLSGQPTAQASSSAATAAEPTGAAKPGPKPGTAKPGAAKPGASAKPGPAKPSAKPGASSPAEPAPADARPATPADAAPAATEKTAPSPKPQADRPKPGAAKPAAKPTPQDASSSKPGPRPGPKPGAARPGAKPGPKPGGRAPRVANNPFSSGTERPSPRSQGGQGAQGGKTDMPRPGGSTGRPAPRPGGSGAAKPGGRRPSPASMPSHPSPGQMPAKASTGGGGGRGRGGQGGPGTGGPGGPRGGRGGRRGGTAGAFGRPGGAPRRGRKSKRQKRNEYEAMQAPSVVGGVKLPNGKGAKIRLRRGASLSDFAEKINADPAALVQAMFNLGEMVTATASVPDDTLKLLGDEMAYTVEVVSPEDEDRELLESFDLQFGEDVGSQDDLQHRPPVVTVMGHVDHGKTRLLDTIRKTNVGGGEAGGITQHIGAYQVPVEVNEEERLLTLLDTPGHEAFTAMRARGAKATDIAILVVAADDGVMPQTVEAINHAKAADVPVVVAVNKIDKEGASPEKIRGQLTEYGLVPEEYGGETMFVDISAKQGTNIESLLEAVVLTADASLELVANPDMPAQGVAIEAHLDRGRGPVANVIIQRGTLRVGDSIVVGDAHGRVRRMVDEHGADVKEAGPSMPVQVLGLTSVSGAGDNLLAVDDDRTARQIADQRNARRRNAMQARSRKRISLEDLDKVLKETSQLNLILKGDNAGTVEALEDSLLQIEVDDEVSLNIIDRGVGAVTQTNVDLAAASDAIIIGFNVRAEGKATEVANSEGVEIRYYSVIYDAIDEVEQALKGMLKPVYEEREIGTAEIRQLFKASAVGLIAGSMVQTGKMRRNAQIRLIRDGNVVTEKATIESLRREKDDVTEVNHGYECGMVLSYPDIQIGDTIQAYELVEVPRDQVKKDSKDS; encoded by the coding sequence GTGCCCGGAAAGCTACGTGTCCATGAGCTGGCTAAGCAGCTCGGAACGACAAGCAAGGAACTTCTCGCCACGCTCAAGGAGCAGGGTGAGTTCGTGAAGTCGGCGTCCTCGACGGTGGAACCGCCGGTCGTCAAGAAGATGAAGAATCACTACGGAGCGAGTGCGGAGTCCACGAAGGATGACGCCGCGCTCCCGAACCTGAGCGGTCAGCCGACTGCTCAGGCATCCAGCTCTGCCGCGACGGCGGCGGAGCCTACCGGTGCAGCCAAGCCGGGTCCGAAGCCCGGTACCGCCAAGCCGGGAGCTGCCAAGCCCGGGGCCTCGGCCAAACCTGGCCCCGCTAAGCCCTCGGCCAAGCCGGGTGCGTCCTCGCCTGCCGAGCCGGCACCCGCCGACGCGCGGCCGGCGACCCCCGCGGATGCAGCACCAGCAGCAACCGAAAAGACGGCGCCGAGCCCGAAGCCACAGGCTGACCGCCCGAAGCCGGGTGCGGCGAAGCCTGCCGCAAAGCCCACCCCGCAGGACGCATCGTCCTCGAAGCCGGGCCCCCGCCCCGGCCCGAAGCCCGGCGCTGCCCGTCCGGGTGCCAAACCGGGTCCGAAGCCCGGCGGTCGCGCGCCTCGTGTCGCCAACAACCCGTTCTCCTCCGGGACTGAACGGCCGTCACCCCGCTCGCAGGGGGGTCAGGGTGCCCAGGGCGGTAAAACGGATATGCCGCGCCCCGGCGGATCTACCGGGCGCCCGGCCCCGCGTCCGGGCGGCAGTGGAGCAGCGAAGCCGGGCGGACGTCGTCCGAGTCCTGCGTCGATGCCCAGCCACCCCAGCCCCGGGCAGATGCCGGCCAAGGCCAGCACCGGCGGCGGTGGCGGTCGTGGCCGTGGGGGCCAGGGTGGTCCCGGTACCGGTGGTCCGGGAGGACCGCGCGGTGGTCGCGGCGGACGTCGCGGCGGTACCGCAGGTGCCTTCGGTCGCCCCGGTGGCGCACCGCGCCGTGGACGTAAGTCGAAACGGCAGAAGCGTAACGAGTACGAGGCAATGCAGGCTCCGAGTGTCGTCGGCGGCGTCAAGCTGCCGAACGGCAAGGGTGCCAAGATCCGCCTGCGTCGCGGGGCGTCGCTGTCGGACTTCGCAGAGAAGATCAACGCCGATCCGGCTGCGCTGGTGCAGGCGATGTTCAATCTCGGCGAGATGGTCACCGCGACCGCCTCTGTTCCGGATGACACCTTGAAGCTGCTCGGCGACGAGATGGCTTACACCGTCGAGGTCGTCTCCCCGGAGGACGAGGACCGTGAGCTGCTCGAGTCGTTCGACCTGCAGTTCGGTGAGGACGTCGGCAGCCAGGATGACCTGCAGCACCGCCCGCCGGTGGTCACCGTCATGGGTCACGTCGACCACGGTAAGACCCGCCTGCTCGACACCATCCGCAAGACCAACGTCGGTGGTGGCGAGGCAGGTGGCATCACCCAGCACATCGGTGCCTACCAGGTTCCGGTCGAGGTCAACGAGGAAGAGCGTCTGCTGACCTTGCTCGACACCCCCGGTCACGAGGCGTTCACCGCCATGCGTGCCCGTGGTGCCAAGGCAACGGACATCGCGATCCTGGTTGTTGCCGCGGACGACGGCGTTATGCCGCAGACCGTGGAGGCCATCAACCACGCCAAGGCCGCCGATGTACCGGTCGTTGTCGCGGTGAACAAGATCGACAAGGAAGGCGCGTCTCCGGAGAAGATCCGTGGTCAGCTCACCGAGTACGGTCTGGTTCCCGAGGAGTACGGCGGCGAGACCATGTTTGTCGACATCTCGGCCAAGCAGGGCACGAACATCGAGAGCCTCCTCGAAGCCGTGGTGCTCACGGCCGATGCGTCGCTGGAGCTCGTGGCCAACCCCGACATGCCCGCCCAGGGTGTGGCGATCGAGGCTCACCTCGACCGCGGACGTGGCCCGGTGGCCAACGTCATCATCCAGCGCGGTACCCTGCGCGTCGGTGACTCGATTGTCGTCGGCGACGCTCACGGTCGTGTGCGCCGTATGGTCGACGAGCACGGTGCGGACGTCAAGGAGGCAGGCCCCTCGATGCCGGTACAGGTCCTCGGCCTCACCAGCGTCTCGGGTGCCGGCGACAACCTGCTCGCCGTGGATGACGACCGGACCGCCCGGCAGATCGCCGACCAGCGCAATGCGCGTCGTCGTAACGCCATGCAGGCCCGTTCCCGCAAGCGGATCAGCCTGGAGGACCTGGACAAGGTGCTCAAGGAGACCAGCCAGCTCAACCTCATCCTCAAGGGCGACAATGCCGGTACGGTCGAGGCACTTGAGGACTCCTTGCTGCAGATCGAGGTCGACGACGAGGTCAGCCTGAATATCATCGACCGCGGTGTGGGTGCTGTCACCCAGACGAACGTCGACCTGGCTGCGGCGTCCGACGCCATCATCATCGGCTTCAACGTTCGCGCAGAGGGCAAAGCTACCGAGGTCGCGAACTCCGAGGGAGTCGAGATCCGTTACTACTCGGTCATCTACGACGCCATCGACGAGGTCGAGCAGGCACTCAAGGGCATGCTCAAGCCCGTGTACGAGGAGCGGGAGATCGGCACCGCCGAGATCCGTCAGCTGTTCAAGGCTTCTGCTGTCGGTCTGATCGCCGGTTCGATGGTCCAGACCGGAAAGATGCGACGCAACGCGCAGATCCGTCTCATCCGGGACGGTAACGTCGTCACGGAGAAGGCGACCATCGAGTCGTTGCGACGTGAGAAGGATGACGTCACCGAGGTCAACCACGGCTATGAGTGCGGTATGGTCCTGTCCTACCCGGATATCCAGATCGGGGACACGATCCAGGCGTACGAACTGGTCGAGGTTCCGCGTGACCAGGTGAAGAAGGACAGTAAGGACAGCTAG